One stretch of Diorhabda carinulata isolate Delta chromosome 5, icDioCari1.1, whole genome shotgun sequence DNA includes these proteins:
- the LOC130894237 gene encoding uncharacterized protein LOC130894237, with translation MNHTQIFITIFSVFLYIHLGVSLECYVCDNQEDNHGKCSRTIATCDYGEDVCLSEISWGSTPYWQQGALKQYYISKRCSTKEKCEKFRSSNMATCTHIWYQDWKCSECCKGDRCNYYIISDSSKKTPLNSVIFSTFVVSTVMFKYFN, from the exons ATGAATCATAcccaaatttttataacaattttttcagtttttttatatatacatttag GCGTATCCCTAGAATGCTATGTTTGCGATAATCAAGAAGACAATCACGGGAAATGTAGTAGAACTATAGCAACGTGCGATTATGGAGAAGACGTATGCTTATCAGAAATAAGTTGGGGAAGTACCCCCTACTGGCAACAAGGTGCCTTAAAGCAATACTATATATCAAAACGATGCTCAACtaaagaaaaatgtgaaaaatttcgAAGTAGTAATATGGCTACATGTACTCACATCTGGTATCAAGACTGGAAATGTTCGGAATGCTGCAAAGGTGACAGGtgcaattattatattatt TCTGATTCGTCAAAGAAAACGCCATTAAATAGTGTTATTTTCTCGACATTTGTAGTATCTACAGtaatgttcaaatattttaactga
- the LOC130894238 gene encoding macrophage migration inhibitory factor homolog, whose protein sequence is MPHFRVETNVPHDKIPADLPAKLCHILAKSLGKPIDYCCATVIGGAKMAWGGKDEPAAQATLMSIGCLGVEENKEHAKELYECITQELGIPANRMYIFFQNATRSDVGYNGTTFHEIFGR, encoded by the exons atgCCTCATTTCAGAGTTGAAACTAACGTTCCCCATGATAAAATTCCAGCAGACTTACCAGCGAAACTGTGCCATATACTTGCAAAATCATTAGGGAAACCTATAGAT TACTGCTGTGCTACAGTTATTGGAGGTGCAAAAATGGCCTGGGGTGGAAAAGATGAACCAGCTGCACAGGCTACTTTAATGAGTATCGGTTGTTTAGGGGTTGAGGAAAATAAGGAGCATGCCAAAGAGTTATATGAGTGTATAACTCAAGAACTTGGAATTCCTGCTAATAG aatgtacatcttttttcaaaatgcaaCTAGAAGTGATGTTGGATACAATGGAACTACGTTCCATGAAATATTTGGCCGCTAA